The following nucleotide sequence is from Lacinutrix sp. Hel_I_90.
GTATCTATTTGTACTGCAGCCTGATCGCCATATTTTATTTTTAACTTAAAATCGTCGCCAACAATTAGTCTGTTAAAATTTAATATTTCAGTGATTTGTGTGGTGACATTTCTATTGCCTTTTACTTTTTCACTACTCTGTGAAAAACCTGAAATAGTTATAAAAATTGCAAAAATAAATAGGTGTAGTCTTGATTTCATTGGTATCGTTTATTGTTATTACAAAGATAGAACAAAAACCATCCCAAACTTTTAAAAAGCCTGAAATGGTTTTAGTATTGGTTATTTCTAAGTGGTTTTAGAGGTTAATCACAAGAAAATAGCAATTAATATACTCGTAATAAATTTAGCGATTGTTATCATTTTGATTGGTTTTTTTGATTGATTGATGATTTTTTTTAGTCTACAGGCATTCTATGGTCATAACTTAACACGCGTTTTATCTGCCAGTTATTATCTGTTTTTAGCCATAGATGCATAAACTTTGCGAGACTTCTTTTTTGTTCCGACTGCCCTTCTTGTGTTTCAAAAAACTGGTGTTCTCCCTTTTGAATGGCTCCATAAAGAATTCCCTTATTATATAAGGGGTAGACAGAAAGGCTGCCACTCACAAGTTCACGCCTTGATTTGGATGAATTCATAGAACTACACAATCCTTTTTTCGTGCCATTAATAAATATTTCCTTAGATGGTATTATACCAGATTGATCGTGATAAAATTCAAAATCTTCAGCAATTAATATTTCAAACTGTTTGATAGCACAAGTATTAAATCCGACATTAAAAAGTAAGCTGTCTTTTTGTTTTAAAGTGATGAACAGTTCAGAGGAAGTAGATTCTTGTGCTAATACGTTAGCACATACACTCCATGAAAGTGAAATTGTTAATAAGATGGTTTTGATTGATTTCATAATGGCTCTGTTTACTCTTCCTTTTCAGAAGTGATTTTTACACCATCCTCATCAATATTAACTTTTACATTTTTAGTACTTCCATTAACTCCGTTTTCGTCAATATTAAGTGTGTTTTCATCTGTTTCAGCCTGAAAGCCTTCAGAATTAATTTTGATTTTTGCTTTTTCGTTATTGATGTTAACATCGATTTCAAAATCGTCATCTGTCGTGTTTTCATCTGGACAGTCTATACAAAGTAGCTTCCCATTTTCTACTTTTTGATAGTAGCCTTCTTTTGTTTCAGCTAATAAATCACGACTCGTATGAAATTTGTGCGTGTTTTTATCTGGAAATAAAACACTTCCTACAGGTAAATACACGGTGATATTAATTTCTTGGTCTCTATTAGCCTCATCATTTGGTATGGTAAAATGGTTATCTAAATACAAGGTATTACCTTTTAACTCATACTTATATTCAATGCGTTCCGCGCGATCTTTCGCATTTTGAAAAGAGCTCCCTTTAGCACTTTGTATGACCTTTATTTTTGCGATACTGTCTTGTGTAGATTTTATCATTAAGTTGACGTCTTGCGAATAGGTTACTCTATCACCATTTACATTGTATCCTTTTTTAAAGGAATTAAATCGCCTAAAATCTTCAGCATAGTTGTCGTTATTACGCATGGCAATGATTAAGGTGTCTTGCGCTGTTATGTTTTCGAATGTTTCATTAATTATAATTGGAGCTTCTTCACTGTAGGACAAGCCTTGTTTTGCACCTATAATCGAAATTCCAATAATAGAGAGAACCCATACCCCTAAAAGCGTAAACTTTGCAACGTTACCTATGGATTTTAAGTTGGTTATTAATATTTTTAAGCCTAAGTAAAACAATAGTAATAGAGGTATGGCTATTATAAAATACAACAACATTGAAATTAACCATAAGGGTGTTTCTGAAGCCTGAGATAACCAACTTAAGTCTGTGTTACCCAAATGTACGCGATCTATAAAGTTTGCCGATATAAAAGCAACAGTTATTGCAATGACACCTGTAGCACCAGTTATCATTAAAATAACGCCAATAAACTTGGCAAAGACTTTTAATAGTAAGCTGAAGAGCTCTGCAAGAGTATCAAAGAAGGTTTGAGAACTATTTTTAATACGGTTGGTATCCATACGTTTTACTGAGTCTGAAATATTTTCACTTGCGTGTTCAAAACCCTCTTTAAGTTTGTCTCCCGCTTTTTGAAGGTTTGGTCTTATACTTTCTGAAACACTTCCAAAGCCGTCACGAATTTTTTTTTCAATGTTAGAAATGTTTACACTTTCTCCTGTCATTTGTATTTTTTCCGAAGTCGTTTTAGCTTCAGGAATAAAAATCCAAAGTAAGATGTAAATTAAAACACCAGTACCAAATCCTAAAACTAGAATTAACCAGATGAGTCTAATCCAGATGGCATCAATGCCAAAATAGTGTGCTAATCCTGCTGATACCCCTCCAACATAAGAGTTGTCAGTATCTCTGTATAATTTTCTATGAGCACTTTTGTTGGTGTATTGACGTTGTGGCTCATCTTCAAAAATCTCATCATCCACAATGTAGTCCTCTGGTTGTCCCATGATCGAAATCACTTCATCAACCTCTTTTGTGCTAATTACTTGTTTGTTGTCTTTTACACGTTCAGTAAACAATTCTGAGATACGTGCCTCAATATCTGAAATGATTTCAGAGCGTCCTTGCGAGTCTGTAAATGAACGTTTTATAGCCTCAAGATAGCGCTGTAATTTTAAGTATGCATCTTCATCGATATGAAAAAATAGACCTGCTAAATTTATGTTGACTGTTTTATTCATTTTGTTTTAGTTTTTGAGGGGGTTACAATGTTAACTGCAGTTTGTAATTCGTCCCACGTTGTTGTTAGTTCTTTTAAAAATAAGTGTCCTGTTTCTGTTAGTCCGTAATACTTTCTTGGGGGTCCAGAAGTCGATTCTTCCCAACGATAATTTAAAAGTCCCGCATTTTTTAAACGTGTTAATAACGGATAAATAGTACCTTCTACAACAAGTAATTTGGCGTCTTTTAAGGTGCCTAAAATTTCGGCAACATAGGCATCTTCGTCTTTTAAGACCGATAAGATGCAATACTCTAACACACCTTTACGCATTTGTGCTTTTGTGTTTTCTATTTTCATTTGATTGCTCTTATATTTTTAAATGAGACCTGCGAATGGCATGGTAAACATTTAGGTTGATTTCTACTTTTTTTGAGTGCTCTTATCATAGTCTCATTTTGAATTTTGTTAAACTGTTCATTTTTTGATTGATTGAATTGATGATTATTGTTTTGCTGAAACACTCCAGCACTGATTTATTTTAAAAAATTAATGGTTAATGGATACTTGTAATATTCGCCCTCTTTTGCACTTAAACTAGCCTTTATGACGAATATAATTTCCAGGATAAAGCCTATAGCAGCTAAAAATCCCAGGGAGCCTCCAATATAAAACAGCGGGGTAGGTTTGCTAATATTGAGGTTGATACCATCAAAAAGATTAAAATCTATAAAATCTATGTTTCCAAAAACTGTAAATAGAAAAAACGGTACAGTAATTAAACCTATCATAATACTATAGAGTAAAATGCTAATCTGAAAATTAATGGCTTGCTTTCCGTGTTCATCTATAAATTCAGATTTATCTTTATTAACAATCCATAAAACCAATGGGGCAATAAAATTACCAAAGGGAATAAGGAACCTCGAAAAGGTCGATAAATGAATAAAGGTTGCGATATTTTGATGGTTATTTCTAGTCATTTTAAAAGCATATAATAGTTTCTTATACAAATATATGTCTAAAAAAAGGTATTATGTTACGCATAGTACTAATTTTTAACAAAAAATTAACATATTGTAATCTGGATTATTTTCTATAGTTTTGGTAAAAATAGAACCAAAATATGAAGCTTACACCTAGAAAAATCAACCTTTTTAATGTACTGAAATTGCCTTCAGTTTACCTCATGGGCGTTCGCGTCACAGCAATAACAGAAGACTCATGTAGTGTTAAAGTAAGACACAAATGGATTAATCAAAACCCATTTAATTCGATGTTTTGGGCAGTACAAGGGATGGCTGCAGAGTTAACAACTGGTGCTTTAGTGCTTATGAAAATTAAAGAAAGTGGAAAAAAAGTGTCGATGTTAGTGTCTAATAATAATGCTAATTTTTCAAAAAAAGCAACTGGTAAAATCACCTTTACATGCAAAGACGGTCATAAAATAGATGCGGCACTAAAAAAGACTTTTGAAACTGGTGAAGGACAAACACTATGGATGCAATCTATAGGAACCAATGCGGATGGTGTTGTGGTTTCAACCTTTAATTTTGAATGGTCTGTGAGAGTTAAAAACTAAAAGACAGAGTGACTACGCTTGTAATTTCCTGTGCAAAACTGTTGAGATTTTAATTCTTTTCTTCAATGGAGATGGGAGTTCAGGCTTTACTGAATTTGGAAGTTTTTAAAATAAGTGTAACATTTTAAATAAAATGGTTACAAATAACCGTATTAATCATAACACAAAAAGAAATGAATGCACACGAAGTAGATTATAGAATTTACGGTGAAGAAATGCAATATGTCGAAATAGAACTGGATCCACAAGAGGCCGTTGTGGCCGAGGCTGGAAGTTTTATGATGATGGACGACGGGATTAAAATGGAAACCATTTTTGGTGATGGATCAAAAAAAGACACGGGATTTTTAGGTAAGATTTTGGGTGCTGGTAAGCGTATTATAACAGGAGAGAGCTTATTCATGACAGCCTTTTACAATGTAGGACTAGGTAAACGAAACGTTTCTTTTGCATCACCTTATCCAGGAAAAATTATCCCTATTGATTTACTGGCATTCGGTGGAAAGTTTATTTGCCAAAAGGATGCCTTCTTATGTGCTGCAAAAGGCGTTAGCGTAGGTATTGAGTTTAGCAAAAAATTAGGGCGAGGTTTATTTGGAGGAGAAGGTTTTATTATGCAAAAATTAGAAGGTGATGGTCTTGCATTTGTGCATGCCGGAGGTACCACAGCTAAAAAAGTCTTAGAACCAGGTGAAACGCTTCGTGTTGACACCGGATGTATTATTGGTTTTACACAAGATGTAAATTATGATATAGAATTTGTAGGCGGTATAAAAAATACTGTTTTTGGAGGTGAAGGCTTGTTTTTTGCGAAATTAGAAGGGCCAGGAACTGTATATATACAATCGTTGCCATTTAGTAGGTTGGCTAATCGTATTATCGCAAGTTTACCGAAGGGCGGAAACAGTAAAGGAGAAGGTAGTCTATTAGGAGGATTAGGCGATATTTTGGACGGTGATAATAGGTTCTAAATGCTATTAATTATGAATTTATTAACTGTTAAAAAAGGAGTTTCTTGTGTTTTGCACTCTTTTTTTTATTACATTTAATCGAATTAATAAACCGTTTGCCTATTTACACATCTACTTTTTATTTTAACCAAACCCTATTACTAAATTATGGCAAGAGCAATGTTCGAGTATACCAAGACGATACTCAGTAAAGTTAGTTTTGATGTTAACTTGTTTTGTAAAGAGGTTCAGAAAGCACTTCAACGATTATTACCTTATGAAATTGAAGAACTTAAGATTTATATTGAATCTTTGGTTAGCCAGAATCCCAATTTAAATCAATGTTTAATTTATTTAAAACCATAAATAAAAAAGCGACTTTCGAGTCGCTTTTTTATTATTCTATAATTAGTAAAACTAAAGTTTCGGGTTTATCTTTGCATAAAGATATGTTACACTGAAATCATTTTTTACAATATTACTTTTTATGTCATTTGCCGCTCGTCCATTATTTTTCGCTGGATATGTAGCTTATTTTGAATTAAACATCGATTACATTATTGAAAACTATTGTGTTAACAAAGAAAAACCACAGTTGCAATGTAATGGTAAATGTCATTTGGCGAAACAACTGGCCTCTGTGCCCTCTTCAATAGATCTTGAAAATGAATTAGCATTAAATAATTTAGTAGAATCTTTCTTTCCTGTTTTTTACTTAAATTATAATTACAAGAAACTTATTAAAATTGATTTTAAAATTAATCTAGACAAGATTTTATCAGATAATAAGTTGTATTCTTTTTGTTTTGAAAACACACACTTTAGACCTCCAATAGTTTAGATTTTATTTTTTGTCAGTCGTTATCTAAGACTGAAATTCAAACATTTCAATTCATAAAATTTAAACAAATGAAAACTTTAAAATTTACATTTGCGCTTTTACTATGCGCAATAATATTCTCATGCTCATCAAATGACGATGACAGCATTGCGGAAGACCTTTCAGGTCAAAAAGGACAATTAATTCTTAAGTTCGATAATGGTATTGGCGATCAGGATTTTATCTTTGGTACTAACTACAGTAAATCTAACAATGAATCCTATAAAGTTGATAACTTAAAGTATATCATTAGTAATATTAGAATTAAAGATAGTCAGGGAAATTTGGTTATGAATCCCGAACAAGACAATGCTTTTATTATTGATGAAGCAGAGGCCAACAATGCAGGCGAAATTTTACTAACTTTAAATAACATTGATGCAGCAGACTATACTGAAATTACTTTCGGAATTGGAATAGACCAAGAGCGTTTTGCTTTAGGGGCAAATGGTCAGGGAGATTTTTTAGAATTGGCAGAATCCAAAGGTATGCTCTGGAGCTGGGCTGCAGGTTATAAATTTATTAGAATAGACGGGACATTTTCTAACGATTCAGTGACAGATGAGCCATTAAATATACACATGGGAAGTGTTGGCTCTTCTTTGGATAATTATCGTGAAGTCACTTTAAGTTTTACCAATACGGTAAGAATAAGACAACATACTTCACCTGAAGTTCATATAAAATCTGATATCTCAAAAGTATTTGATGGTATAACGACTATCAATTTTGCGGATGGATATGATCAAGTACATGTTGATGCGGTTGAAACACCAATA
It contains:
- a CDS encoding DUF4440 domain-containing protein translates to MKSIKTILLTISLSWSVCANVLAQESTSSELFITLKQKDSLLFNVGFNTCAIKQFEILIAEDFEFYHDQSGIIPSKEIFINGTKKGLCSSMNSSKSRRELVSGSLSVYPLYNKGILYGAIQKGEHQFFETQEGQSEQKRSLAKFMHLWLKTDNNWQIKRVLSYDHRMPVD
- a CDS encoding PspC domain-containing protein, which translates into the protein MNKTVNINLAGLFFHIDEDAYLKLQRYLEAIKRSFTDSQGRSEIISDIEARISELFTERVKDNKQVISTKEVDEVISIMGQPEDYIVDDEIFEDEPQRQYTNKSAHRKLYRDTDNSYVGGVSAGLAHYFGIDAIWIRLIWLILVLGFGTGVLIYILLWIFIPEAKTTSEKIQMTGESVNISNIEKKIRDGFGSVSESIRPNLQKAGDKLKEGFEHASENISDSVKRMDTNRIKNSSQTFFDTLAELFSLLLKVFAKFIGVILMITGATGVIAITVAFISANFIDRVHLGNTDLSWLSQASETPLWLISMLLYFIIAIPLLLLFYLGLKILITNLKSIGNVAKFTLLGVWVLSIIGISIIGAKQGLSYSEEAPIIINETFENITAQDTLIIAMRNNDNYAEDFRRFNSFKKGYNVNGDRVTYSQDVNLMIKSTQDSIAKIKVIQSAKGSSFQNAKDRAERIEYKYELKGNTLYLDNHFTIPNDEANRDQEINITVYLPVGSVLFPDKNTHKFHTSRDLLAETKEGYYQKVENGKLLCIDCPDENTTDDDFEIDVNINNEKAKIKINSEGFQAETDENTLNIDENGVNGSTKNVKVNIDEDGVKITSEKEE
- a CDS encoding PadR family transcriptional regulator, whose translation is MKIENTKAQMRKGVLEYCILSVLKDEDAYVAEILGTLKDAKLLVVEGTIYPLLTRLKNAGLLNYRWEESTSGPPRKYYGLTETGHLFLKELTTTWDELQTAVNIVTPSKTKTK
- a CDS encoding DUF4870 domain-containing protein yields the protein MTRNNHQNIATFIHLSTFSRFLIPFGNFIAPLVLWIVNKDKSEFIDEHGKQAINFQISILLYSIMIGLITVPFFLFTVFGNIDFIDFNLFDGINLNISKPTPLFYIGGSLGFLAAIGFILEIIFVIKASLSAKEGEYYKYPLTINFLK
- a CDS encoding DUF4442 domain-containing protein; this encodes MKLTPRKINLFNVLKLPSVYLMGVRVTAITEDSCSVKVRHKWINQNPFNSMFWAVQGMAAELTTGALVLMKIKESGKKVSMLVSNNNANFSKKATGKITFTCKDGHKIDAALKKTFETGEGQTLWMQSIGTNADGVVVSTFNFEWSVRVKN
- a CDS encoding TIGR00266 family protein — its product is MNAHEVDYRIYGEEMQYVEIELDPQEAVVAEAGSFMMMDDGIKMETIFGDGSKKDTGFLGKILGAGKRIITGESLFMTAFYNVGLGKRNVSFASPYPGKIIPIDLLAFGGKFICQKDAFLCAAKGVSVGIEFSKKLGRGLFGGEGFIMQKLEGDGLAFVHAGGTTAKKVLEPGETLRVDTGCIIGFTQDVNYDIEFVGGIKNTVFGGEGLFFAKLEGPGTVYIQSLPFSRLANRIIASLPKGGNSKGEGSLLGGLGDILDGDNRF
- a CDS encoding MbnP family protein, translating into MKTLKFTFALLLCAIIFSCSSNDDDSIAEDLSGQKGQLILKFDNGIGDQDFIFGTNYSKSNNESYKVDNLKYIISNIRIKDSQGNLVMNPEQDNAFIIDEAEANNAGEILLTLNNIDAADYTEITFGIGIDQERFALGANGQGDFLELAESKGMLWSWAAGYKFIRIDGTFSNDSVTDEPLNIHMGSVGSSLDNYREVTLSFTNTVRIRQHTSPEVHIKSDISKVFDGITTINFADGYDQVHVDAVETPIVANNISRMFIVHHVHND